A region from the Azospirillaceae bacterium genome encodes:
- a CDS encoding MlaD family protein, giving the protein MADTPPDKNASPNQGAMPEPVVDHGRRWVPSLVWLIPLLAAVIGISLVVKTIWMRGPSITISFVTADGIEPNKTKVKYKDVDIGEVKGVSLTDDHSRVLVSVELTKDAKDFAVDDSRFWVVRPRFAETGVSGLNTLLSGSYIGVDAGHSDSQRKEFTGLEDPPVVASDVPGQRYVLHTDDIGSLAAGSPVFYKRIPVGHVERYTLDEDGRRITLRIFIKAPYDHFITKDSKFWHASGVDVRIDGSGLKVDTESLATILMGGIAFEDPPETPMTPAPAGSEFALAANHIDAMKAPEGYHVAVVMRFHQSIRGLLVGAPVDFRGVEIGNVTSLGIDYDPATQDFTSRVMVNIFPDRLQSFERSLPPESDRAARLERLSQLVAHGLRAQLKTGSILTGQLYVSLDFVKNPQPVQFNPATDPIELPTVPGDLEALYDQVQQIVAKLNKIPFDAIGENARKALASLDTATKHIDDLVQHADHDVLPEIRDSLKEMQQTLASTQASVAPDAPLQQDARQALKGVMDATRSLKALTDSLEREPESLVRGRKD; this is encoded by the coding sequence ATGGCTGATACGCCCCCGGACAAGAACGCCTCGCCCAACCAGGGCGCCATGCCGGAGCCCGTGGTGGACCATGGCCGCCGCTGGGTCCCCTCGCTGGTGTGGCTGATCCCGCTGCTGGCGGCCGTGATCGGCATTTCGCTGGTGGTGAAGACGATATGGATGCGCGGTCCCAGCATCACCATCAGCTTCGTCACCGCCGACGGCATCGAACCCAACAAGACCAAGGTCAAGTACAAGGACGTGGACATCGGCGAGGTGAAGGGCGTCAGCCTGACCGACGACCATTCCCGCGTGCTGGTGTCGGTGGAACTGACCAAGGACGCCAAGGACTTCGCGGTGGACGACAGCCGCTTCTGGGTGGTGCGGCCGCGCTTCGCCGAAACCGGCGTGTCCGGCCTGAACACCCTGCTGTCGGGGTCCTACATCGGGGTGGATGCCGGCCATTCCGACAGTCAGCGCAAGGAGTTCACGGGGCTTGAGGATCCGCCGGTGGTGGCGTCCGACGTGCCGGGGCAGCGCTACGTCCTGCACACCGATGACATCGGTTCCCTGGCCGCAGGATCGCCCGTCTTCTACAAGCGCATCCCCGTCGGCCATGTGGAACGCTACACCCTGGATGAGGACGGCCGGCGCATCACCCTGCGCATCTTCATCAAGGCGCCCTACGACCACTTCATCACCAAGGACTCCAAATTCTGGCACGCCAGCGGCGTGGACGTGCGCATCGATGGGTCCGGCCTGAAGGTGGACACGGAATCGCTGGCCACCATCCTGATGGGCGGTATCGCCTTCGAGGATCCGCCCGAAACCCCGATGACCCCGGCTCCCGCCGGCAGCGAATTCGCGCTGGCCGCCAACCACATCGACGCCATGAAGGCGCCGGAGGGGTATCACGTGGCCGTGGTGATGCGCTTCCACCAATCCATCCGCGGGTTGTTGGTGGGCGCGCCGGTGGATTTCCGTGGGGTGGAGATCGGCAACGTCACCTCGCTGGGCATCGACTACGATCCGGCGACGCAGGACTTCACCTCCCGCGTGATGGTCAACATCTTCCCCGACCGCCTGCAATCGTTCGAACGCAGCCTGCCGCCGGAAAGCGACCGCGCCGCCCGCCTGGAACGCCTGTCGCAACTGGTGGCGCACGGCCTGCGCGCCCAGCTGAAGACCGGCAGCATATTGACCGGGCAGTTGTACGTGTCGCTGGACTTCGTGAAGAACCCCCAGCCGGTGCAGTTCAACCCCGCCACCGACCCCATCGAACTGCCCACCGTGCCCGGCGACCTTGAGGCCCTGTACGACCAGGTGCAGCAGATCGTGGCCAAGCTGAACAAGATCCCGTTCGACGCCATCGGTGAGAACGCGCGCAAGGCCCTGGCCAGCCTGGACACGGCGACCAAGCACATCGACGACCTGGTGCAGCACGCCGACCACGACGTGCTGCCCGAAATCCGCGACAGCCTGAAGGAGATGCAGCAGACCCTGGCCTCCACCCAGGCCAGCGTGGCGCCCGACGCCCCGCTGCAGCAGGACGCGCGCCAGGCGCTGAAAGGCGTGATGGACGCCACCCGATCCCTGAAGGCCCTGACCGACAGCCTTGAACGCGAACCGGAATCCCTGGTGCGCGGCAGAAAGGACTAA
- a CDS encoding paraquat-inducible protein A → MTAPHTLSADAVPAVTTAAEAGLVACPHCHLLCRDAAGDDPALRDRLRCPRCDGRLHPRKVASLSRTWALLIAAAILYIPANAFPVMRTSTLLSTQNDTILSGIIYFWTSGSPELAVLIFSVSIVIPLLKLVTLSFLAVSIHRSATTGTRPRAHLFRIVETVGRWSMLDVFVVALMVGLVHFQGLAVIQAGPGAAAFGAVVVLTMLAAHSFDPRMIWDRASAGPPATKQTPTGNRHG, encoded by the coding sequence ATGACCGCGCCCCACACCCTGTCGGCCGATGCCGTTCCGGCCGTCACCACCGCAGCGGAGGCCGGCCTGGTCGCCTGCCCCCATTGCCATCTGCTGTGCCGCGATGCCGCCGGCGATGACCCGGCCTTGCGTGACCGGCTGCGCTGCCCGCGCTGCGACGGGCGCCTGCATCCGCGCAAGGTGGCCAGCCTGTCCCGCACCTGGGCGCTGCTGATCGCCGCCGCCATCCTGTACATCCCGGCCAACGCCTTTCCGGTGATGCGGACATCCACGCTGCTCAGCACCCAGAACGACACCATCCTGTCCGGCATCATCTATTTCTGGACCAGCGGCTCGCCCGAGCTGGCGGTGCTGATCTTCAGCGTCAGCATCGTCATCCCCCTGCTGAAGCTGGTGACGCTCAGCTTCCTGGCCGTTTCCATCCATCGCAGCGCCACCACCGGCACACGGCCCCGCGCCCATCTGTTCCGCATCGTGGAGACGGTGGGCCGCTGGTCCATGCTGGACGTGTTCGTGGTGGCGCTGATGGTGGGACTGGTGCATTTCCAGGGCCTGGCCGTCATCCAGGCCGGCCCGGGTGCGGCCGCCTTCGGCGCCGTCGTGGTGCTGACCATGCTGGCCGCCCACAGTTTCGACCCGCGCATGATCTGGGACCGGGCCAGTGCCGGCCCGCCCGCCACCAAACAAACCCCGACGGGAAACCGCCATGGCTGA
- a CDS encoding paraquat-inducible protein A, whose product MTEPLVACPECDALHRRRALAPGTKARCVRCRAVLYRRSYLDLDHQLALVTAAILTYMIANCYPIVDLRIQGRLNSATLAGSVLSLWQEGRESVAVLVFVTTLLFPLIDLGALLVLLLLIRRGRPAAAFSPLLRFLQALRPWGMIEVFMLGIVVSLVKLSNMAQVLPGIALWAFGTLTVLLAVILSMDLHNLWDVGENAIKRPAAVPQP is encoded by the coding sequence TTGACCGAACCACTGGTCGCCTGTCCTGAATGCGATGCGCTGCACCGGCGGCGTGCCCTGGCGCCCGGCACCAAGGCGCGCTGCGTGCGCTGCCGGGCCGTGCTGTATCGCCGTTCCTATCTGGACCTGGACCACCAGCTGGCCTTGGTGACGGCGGCGATCCTGACCTACATGATCGCCAACTGTTATCCCATCGTGGATCTGCGCATCCAGGGCCGCCTGAACAGCGCTACCCTGGCCGGTAGCGTCCTGTCGCTATGGCAGGAGGGGCGGGAGAGCGTGGCCGTCCTGGTCTTCGTCACCACGCTGCTGTTCCCCTTGATCGATCTGGGCGCCCTGCTGGTCCTGCTGCTGCTGATCCGCCGCGGCCGGCCGGCGGCGGCCTTCTCCCCGTTGCTGCGTTTCCTGCAGGCGCTGCGCCCGTGGGGCATGATCGAGGTGTTCATGCTGGGCATCGTCGTGTCGCTGGTGAAACTGTCGAACATGGCGCAGGTTCTGCCCGGCATCGCCCTGTGGGCCTTCGGCACGCTGACCGTGCTGCTGGCCGTCATCCTGTCCATGGATCTGCACAATCTGTGGGACGTGGGCGAGAACGCCATCAAGCGGCCGGCGGCCGTCCCCCAGCCATGA